In Canis lupus baileyi chromosome X, mCanLup2.hap1, whole genome shotgun sequence, one DNA window encodes the following:
- the JADE3 gene encoding protein Jade-3 isoform X2: protein MKLPDSHHISPDSYYVFADTWKEEWEKGVQVPVSPDTVPQPSLRVVAEKVKDVLFMRPRKYIHCSSSETTEPGYINIMELAASVCRYDLDDMDIFWLQELNEDLAEMGYGPVDENLMEKTVEVLERHCHENMNHAIETEEGLGIEYDEDVICDVCRSPDSEEGNDMVFCDKCNICVHQACYGILKVPEGSWLCRSCVLGIHPQCLLCPKRGGAMKTTRTGTKWAHVSCALWIPEVSIACPERMEPITKVSHIPPSRWALVCNLCKLKTGACIQCSVKSCITAFHVTCAFEHSLEMKTILDEGDEVKFKSYCLKHSQNRQKLGEAEYPLHRAAEQSQAKNEKTSLRAQKLRELEEEFYSLVRVEDVAAELGLPTLAVDFIYNYWKLKRKSNFNKPLFPPKQDEENGLVQPKEESIHTRMRMFMHLRQDLERVRNLCYMISRREKLKLSQNKLQEQIFGLQVQLANQEMAAGLPLTSALENSLFNPPPRITLKLKMPKSAPEDCQNSSTEPDHGPPSPASSSPVHGVRSMQVPQEPLEMRTKSYPRHSLESKSNRLLASLSHPRSETKDPSPAWRTPSPEFYHGQSLGKPLVLQAALHGQSSIGNGKSQSTSKLAKSNGLEGNWSGDVTQKDSSSETFCDQESILSSHLASQGTFRKSTVEQFSRSFKETTNRWPRTMEDLQCYMKPTKNINPKEQLWGKQLVKRSAGRASYQENDGYCPDLELSDSEAESDGNKEKVRVRRVSSDRENPSHDSRRDCHGKSKTHPVSHSSMQR, encoded by the exons GGTTGTAGCCGAGAAGGTAAAGGATGTTCTGTTTATGAGGCCCCGGAAATACATCCACTGCTCCAGCTCAGAAACCACAGAACCTGGCTACATCAACATCATGGAATTGGCAGCATCTGTGTGTCGCTATGACCTAGACGACATGGACATCTTCTGGCTCCAGGAACTCAATGAAGATCTCGCAGAGATGG GTTATGGGCCAGTTGATGAGAATCTTATGGAAAAGACAGTAGAAGTCCTGGAACGCCATTGCCATGAAAATATGAACCATGCTATTGAGACAGAGGAAGGGCTAGGCATAGAATACGATGAAGATGTGATCTGTGATGTGTGCCGGTCTCCAGACAGTGAAGAAGGGAATGATATGGTGTTCTGTGATAAGTGTAACATCTGTGTGCATCAG GCCTGCTACGGCATCCTCAAGGTCCCAGAAGGCAGCTGGCTGTGTCGCTCCTGTGTCCTGGGCATTCATCCACAGTGTCTGTTATGTCCAAAGAGAGGTGGGGCCATGAAGACTACCAGGACAGGGACTAAATGGGCTCATGTCAGCTGTGCCCTGTGGATTCCAGAG GTCAGCATTGCTTGTCCTGAGAGGATGGAACCAATCACAAAGGTCTCCCACATCCCGCCCAGTCGATGGGCCTTAGTCTGCAACCTGTGCAAGCTGAAGACAGGAGCCTGTATTCAG TGCTCTGTGAAAAGCTGCATCACTGCCTTCCATGTCACCTGTGCCTTTGAGCACAGCCTAGAGATGAAGACCATCCTAGATGAGGGAGATGAAGTGAAGTTCAAGTCATACTGCCTCAAGCACAgccaaaataggcagaaactcGGGGAGGCTGAGTACCCCCTACACAGGGCCGCAGAGCAGAGTCAGGCCAAAAATGAGAAAACCAGCCTGCGGGCACAGAAGCTTcgggagctggaggaggagtTCTATTCCCTGGTCCGCGTTGAAGATGTGGCTGCAGAGCTGGGGCTGCCAACACTAGCCGTGGACTTTATCTATAACTACTGGAAACTGAAGCGGAAAAGTAACTTCAACAAGCCATTATTTCCTCCAAAGCAGGATGAAGAAAATGGCCTGGTGCAGCCAAAAGAAGAGAGTATTCACACTCGCATGAGAATGTTTATGCATCTACGGCAAGACCTAGAGAGG GTCCGAAATCTGTGTTACATGATAAGCAGACGAGAGAAACTGAAATTATCACAAAACAAACTACAGGAACAGATCTTCGGTTTGCAAGTCCAGCTTGCTAACCAGGAAATGGCTGCAG GACTTCCTTTGACAAGTGCACTAGAAAACTCATTGTTTAACCCACCACCAAGAATTACCTTAAAGTTAAAAATGCCCAAATCAGCTCCAGAAGACTGCCAGAACAGCTCCACAGAGCCTGATCATGGACCCCCATCTCCTGCCAGCAGCTCCCCTGTTCACGGTGTAAGGAGCATGCAGGTGCCTCAGGAGCCACTAGAAATGAGAACGAAATCGTACCCAAGACATTCACTAGAGAGCAAGAGTAACCGTCTGCTGGCCAGTCTCAGCCATCCTCGGAGTGAAACAAAGGATCCCAGTCCTGCATGGAGAACTCCATCTCCGGAGTTCTATCACGGGCAATCACTGGGAAAGCCTCTGGTCCTTCAGGCTGCCCTGCATGGACAGTCTTCCATTGGGAATGGGAAAAGTCAGTCTACCTCCAAGCTTGCCAAATCCAATGGCCTGGAGGGCAACTGGTCTGGAGATGTCACCCAAAAAGACAGCTCAAGTGAGACGTTCTGTGACCAGGAGTCCATACTCAGCTCCCACTTGGCCAGTCAGGGCACCTTTAGAAAATCTACCGTGGAACAGTTTAGCAGGTCCTTTAAGGAGACCACCAACAGATGGCCGAGGACCATGGAAGACCTCCAGTGTTATATGAAACCAACCAAGAATATTAACCCCAAGGAGCAGCTCTGGGGCAAGCAGCTTGTCAAGCGGTCTGCAGGGAGAGCTTCATATCAGGAAAATGATGGGTATTGCCCAGATTTGGAGCTGAGTGATTCAGAAGCAGAAAGTgatgggaataaagagaaagttaGGGTAAGAAGAGTTAGCTCTGACAGGGAGAATCCTTCCCATGACTCTCGACGAGATTGTCATGGTAAAAGCAAGACACATCCTGTTTCCCACAGTTCAATGCAAAGGTGA